From Carassius auratus strain Wakin chromosome 10, ASM336829v1, whole genome shotgun sequence, a single genomic window includes:
- the LOC113109875 gene encoding phosphatidylinositol transfer protein alpha isoform has product MLIKEFRVILPISVEEYQVGQLYSVAEASKNETGGGEGVEVLKNEPYEKDGEKGQYTHKIYHLQSKVPSFVRMLAPASALNIHEKAWNAYPYCRTVITNEYMKENFLIKIETWHKPDMGQQENVHGLDPDTWKKVEVVYIDIADRSQVEPKDYKPDEDPTKFKSVKTGRGPLGPDWKKELPKRTDCPHMCAYKLVTIKFKWWGLQNKVENFIQKQEKRLFTNFHRQLFCWIDKWIELNMDDIRRMEEETRRELDEMRVKDPVKGMVALED; this is encoded by the exons TATCAGGTCGGGCAGCTGTACTCAGTAGCGGAGGCCAGTAAGAACGAGACGGGTGGAGGAGAGGGCGTTGAGGTCCTGAAGAACGAACCATACGAGAAGGATGGAGAGAAGGGAcagtacacacacaaaatctACCACCTGCAGAG TAAAGTCCCGTCATTTGTACGGATGCTTGCACCAGCGTCAGCACTGAACATTCATGAGAAAGCTTGGAACGCCTACCCATACTGCCgtacag TAATTACT AATGAGTATATGAAAGAGAACTTCCTCATCAAGATCGAGACGTGGCACAAACCCGACATGGGACAGCAGGAAAAT GTTCACGGTCTAGACCCAGACACCTGGAAGAAGGTGGAGGTGGTGTACATAGACATCGCAGACCGGAGTCAGGTGGAGCCAAAG GACTATAAACCAGATGAAGACCCGACTAAGTTTAAGTCTGTAAAGACTGGAAGAGGGCCGCTCGGTCCGGATTGGAAG AAAGAGCTACCTAAAAGGACCGACTGCCCACACATGTGTGCCTACAAACTGGTTACTATCAAGTTCAAGTGGTGGGGCCTGCAAAACAAAGTGGAAAACTTTATTCAAAAG CAAGAGAAGCGCTTGTTCACTAATTTCCACCGGCAGCTGTTCTGTTGGATTGATAAATGGATCGAGCTGAACATGGACGACATCCGCAGAATGGAGGAAGAGACCAGGAGGGAACTGGATGAG ATGAGAGTGAAGGATCCAGTGAAAGGCATGGTGGCTCTTGAAGACTGA